A window of Macrococcus sp. 19Msa1099 genomic DNA:
GCTGACATAGCTTAAAGCGATTTCCTCTTTTGTTTCTTCTCCATCTCCCGAAACTGTTCTTCAAGCAATCCATCTTTCTCAGCGACGAGTTTCAGTGATAACGGAAATAGCACGATGACTAAAGCAAGCGCGATAATCATCAAGACTGTAAGGAAGGGTATGGGTATTTTAATTAGTGGCGCTGCTATGATCAGTATGAGTTCCACTAACAGCATTAATCCATATGATTTCGCCATGCTTTTGTTTGAGATATATTGTCTACCGCCACACTTCGGACATATGACGATAGTATCCGTAGAAGGTTTCCATGCCGCTTTCATGCGTTCTTTAAAAGTGAATTTGTAATTACAGTGTACGCATTTCATCTTTAAGCCCCCCTATTATCTTCTGCTGTTTATTTTGTGCATGCACATCATGGCAAGACCAATTTTACCTTTATCAGTATCTAGGCGATGAAAGATTTCATAGGTATTCATCGTAAGGTTCTGAAATCGTTGTGAATGCTCAAGCGGAACTTGCGTTTCACTTATTTTAAATAAATCATTATGCTGAAGGTCGTTTGTTAATGCTTCAGTTTTAATTATGTCTTGTGTATCCTTATATTTGATTTCATAGACATAGCGCATTGCTGATTGAAATAATCTTTGATGGATTGTCGCTATTTCATTTCCTTCATCTCGTATCGTCATTGTTTGCTGGAAGCATCCTTTGACCTTTACAGTGCATAATCTATTGTTCGATGCATCAACGAGCGCGTATTTTCCTGGTGCAAGTTGATTACTGATGAAGATGGTAAAGATTGCGTTGCTTACTTTATTCAAGGCTATAAGTCTACCAAGAAATTTGCCATCGACACTATATATAAGCAGTTGTTTTGTTAGGCTAACTTCAGCGTTGATCACGAAATGTTGATAATGATAAATATCGTCTGTCTGATGTGTCTCATCTTTCGCGTGAGTATGACGGTATTTACGATGATATAAGAGCCCTAACCCCATGAATAATATGGTAAAAATACCCGTTGAAATACTTTGCATCATTTCTTCGTTCAAGTAGAGATAGATTGTAACAATGAACATCAATACAGAAATTGATAAATAGATCATCATCGCCTTTTTAAATTGTCTACCAAGCAACTCGATCACCTCTCACCTAAAATATACCATATCGAGGATAAAATTCTATATATTTTTTAACATGATAATATCTATCTGTTCGTCGTCGCCCATGAAAAACGTATGTTGGTCGACTTTTGTAAAGCCCATCTTCTGATAGAAATCAATGGCGTTTGTATTCTTCTCCCACACACCGAGCCAGATGTGTTCACATGATAATGCACGTGCTTTTTGAAGTGCATGCTGGTATAGTGCTTTTCCTAATCCATGTTTCTGAAATTGCTTCAGAATATAGATACGCTCAATTTCCAGATGATGTTCATCAAATGGTTCAGTCTGTGCGTCCTTTATATTTAACTTTAAATAGCCGGCAAGCTGTTCTTCATGAAATATAAAATAGAAGAATGAATGTGGATTTGAAAGTTCTCGTTCTACTTTTTCATCTGTAAAAGCCGTCTTCAAGTAATGATCAATATTTTCTTTTTTATTTTGAGCTCTAAACGTTTCATCAAATGTCTGATATGCGATATGCTGCAATGCTTGCTTGTCCTCTATTGTACATGGTTGAATCATGTCATCACTCCTTTTGTTAAAATATAACATAAAAAAAAGACCAGAACATCATGTTCTGATCTCGGTCTACGGAGGGAGAAGGATTTGAACCAACGCAAGCTATAAAGCTTCTAACCGATATAAATATCGGTCCCCTTAACCAGGCTTGGGTATCCCTCCAAAATTCAATTACCTGAATATTATATGATAAAAACAGACATATTTCAAGTTTATTGTTAAATTTTCTTTGTCTAATTTAAAATGTTATTATAAAGTGAAATTAACAGTATATAAAGGAGTGGACACATGAAACGATTAAGCTATATCGTAATATTAACATTATTACTTGCAGCATGCGGGAATGCGAAAGAAAAAGAGGCACCAGATGTATCTGGTGAGAATGTTAAGAAGTATGACCTCGTCTATGCAGAAGTGCTGAATAACGGCAGTGAGAGCAAGATGTCCATGGAAGTCGGTTACAAGGACAACAACAAGTTAAAATCTAAGCGATTTGATACAGAGAATGTCACGGAGCACATTCTTAAAGATGAAAGTGCTAAACCATATATTTTAATTAAGAAAAATGATGTTCACATTTTCAGACAGCCATATATCATCTTTGATAACGAAGGTGAATTTGATGCTAAAGTCGAGAAGAAATCTGTTGTGGAGTAGATGACTATGAAGCTATTAAAAATATTTGCGATTGTGATGTTATTGATGCTAATACCCGAAACCATTGATGCAGGGGGTACGACGAGTTCGTCGGGTTCATCGTCAACGAGTTCGAGTGCGAGCAGCAGTGCAGCCCGTGCTTCAACGACTTCAAGAGCGGCAATGAATGCATCACGCATCAACACAATGAGTCGAATGAACAGTACATCACGTATGAGTTCTTCGAGAAATATGCAGCGTGCAAAATCAAACGCAGTAACCCTTGCACCTCCTATGCGCTGTAAATTTTCTGGACCAATGAAATATCAAGCTGCTCATAATCAGTTCGTGAACAATCAAATATTTTACGGTGCTATGTACGGACATTCTTCAAACGTGCAAAGACAGCAAGCTTTAATCAGACAACAACTCGGCAACCGAAAATCGTATACGATAAGCGTTAAGCGAAATGGAAGAGAACGCTTATATGTCGTGTCAAAAGAAATTTATGATCGTATAGAAAGTGGCGATACGGTGCATATTAAAAATGGTGTCGTGACATTGAAAGAGTAAGGTAGGTATGGGAGTTTGTAGCGTAGGAGGGGTTGCAGCGTATGGAGGGTGTCGCGTGTTGGGGTGTAGGTGACGAACTTGCAAATTGTTCGACACTTACACATGGCCGTCGCACATATTTTGACTGCTAGGTGCCGAACTTTCACATTGTTCGGCACTTACACATGGCCGTCGCACATATCTCGGCTGCTAGGTGACGAACTTGTACATTGTTCGACACTTACACATGGCCGTCGCACATATTTTGACTGCTAGGTGCCGAACTTTCACATTGTTCGGCACTTACACATGGCCGTCGCACATATCTCGACTGCTAGGTGGCGAACTTTCACATAGTTCGTCACTTTTTTCATAACTAAATAAAATGTCACATATATTTGACACTCTAAAAAATATGTTATATATTGTATATGTCATATATATACGACATTTCTAGGAGAAAATAATATGAACAATGTACGTACATACAGAAAAGAGCTTAAACTTTCACAATTGGATCTTGCAAAAAAGGTTCAAGTTTCAAGACAAACTATTAATTTAATTGAGAATGATAAGTACAATCCCTCACTTGATTTGTGCATCAAAATTGCGAAAGCTTTAAATACTGATTTAAACACCCTATTCTGGGTAAACATCGAAGGAGCAGATTCAGAATGAAAAAATTAGATTGCGATTATCTTTCCGCATTTACTGGGTTAGATATGACAAATGACGAATACCAACGCCAGCAAGGATATATAATTTTAACTAACTGTTTTAATTATATTTTTTTACTCATTCCTATCTTGTTGTTAGGCAGTTTAGCTTGGGATTTATATCATCA
This region includes:
- a CDS encoding TIGR04104 family putative zinc finger protein, which encodes MKCVHCNYKFTFKERMKAAWKPSTDTIVICPKCGGRQYISNKSMAKSYGLMLLVELILIIAAPLIKIPIPFLTVLMIIALALVIVLFPLSLKLVAEKDGLLEEQFREMEKKQKRKSL
- a CDS encoding GNAT family N-acetyltransferase; the protein is MIQPCTIEDKQALQHIAYQTFDETFRAQNKKENIDHYLKTAFTDEKVERELSNPHSFFYFIFHEEQLAGYLKLNIKDAQTEPFDEHHLEIERIYILKQFQKHGLGKALYQHALQKARALSCEHIWLGVWEKNTNAIDFYQKMGFTKVDQHTFFMGDDEQIDIIMLKNI
- a CDS encoding helix-turn-helix transcriptional regulator — protein: MNNVRTYRKELKLSQLDLAKKVQVSRQTINLIENDKYNPSLDLCIKIAKALNTDLNTLFWVNIEGADSE